The genome window CTACACAGCAGATAAATACATCATCCGCCTGGAAAACCCAACTAATACACCACAAAAGTTGGCATTCCCGGATATGTCATTTGAGTATGTGAATGCTATTGAAGAAGTTGTCGGAAATGACAACAACACAATTCCAGCATACGGCGCTGTCACATTACGATTAGATATATAAAAAGAAAACTTGCTCAAAGGATTTATTTTGAGCAAGTTTTTTGTATTAGGCGTAAAAATTCTTTCGAGGCACTGGAGAAAGTCTGATTCTTTTTCCACACAATACTTAGACCAGCAGTTAAAGGTGGCGAAAAGGGAATAAACTTCAAGTTAGTATTTTCCGTATTGATAATACCGTCAATACAAAGAATACTTGCGATGTTCTCCTTAGCGAGCAAAGAAGCGTTATAAAGTAAATTATATCTACCAATAACATTCAATTGTTCAAAATGCCCTCCAAGCCAACTAGCTAGCTGATTATCAATGAAAGACTGGTTTGAAACGACAATCGGATTAGTTTCTATATCACTAGGAGTTACAACCGTTTTTTTCGCTAAAGGATGTTTTGTATTGACTAAAATCCCCCAAGTATCTTCTATAGTAAGTGGTAAATAGTCATATTGTAGTTTTTCCACAGGATTAATTACCAAACCAAAATCCAGTAACCCGTGCTCAATTTTTTCTAAAACGTCATCTGCATTGCCGCTATGCAATTGAAAAGTAATGTCGGGATGTTTCTCTCTGAGTTCATGTAACAGGCTACCGATAAATTCAAATCCTCTTGTTTCAGCAGCACCAATCATTATTTTTCCGCTAATCGTCTCATTCTGCAGCAAATTCGAAGTAGTCAACTCCACTAAAGATAAAATTTCTTTCCCACGATTCGCTAAATAAAGCCCATCCTCCGTCAACGTAATAGACCTATTTCCACGAATAAATAAAGTTACCCCTAATTCTTCCTCGAGTTCTTTCAATTGTTTAGAAAGTGTTGGTTGAGAAAGATGAAGTACATCAGCAGCTCTACTAATCGTTTTTTCACGTGCAACAGTTAAAAAATAATTCAACACACGAAGCTCCATTAGAACCTTCCTTTCCTATAACTTAAAAGAATAGTTGGATATACTTTATAAGTATTATTCAATTATAACTTCTCTCGCTATAATTAAATAGTAAAAGATTTTAAGGGGGGAAAGCAGATGATAGAACAAGATTTACAGAATAGGCTAGTCGGCCAAGAAATTCTTCATGGGTCAGATTTGTTAGACGAAATTCACGAAGTAAAGCAAAACAATGAACAACTTATCATCGAACTAAACACCAAGTACCACACAAAAAAAGAAGTGACCAAATATCTCAGTGACATTACCGGAAAACCAGTCGATCCGTCAGTCGATGTCTCCCTTCCTTTTTACAGTGACTTCGGAAAACATATTACTTTTGGTAAAAATATCTTTATCAATTTAAATGTTACTTTCGTGGATTTGGGAGGGATTACCATTGAAGATAACGTTTTAATTGGCCCAGGAGCAAGGCTTGTCACGGTCAACCACTTAGTAAGCCCTAAAAAAAGACGGGGACTACGGGTAGCGCCGATTTGTGTGAAGAAAAACGCCTGGATTGGCGCAAACACAACGATATTATCAGGTGTAACAATCGGCGAAAATGCCATCGTTGCTGCAGATGCTACCGTTACAAAAGATGTCCCACCTAACGTCATCGTCGCGGGAAGCCCAGCCAAACAAATTCGTAAAATTATTGAGGAATAAGGAGAGATAGCAAATGACAATCAAAAATAAAGTAATTATTATAACCGGAGCATCATCTGGCATTGGTAAAGCAACAGCTCTACTTTTGGCTGAAAAAGGAGCGAAATTAGTTCTTGCTGCCCGTCGCGTAGAAAAACTGGAAAAAATTGTTCAAATCATTAAAGCAAATTCAGGTGAAGCAATTTTTGCCAAAACGGATGTAACGAAACGCGAAGATAATAAGAAATTAGTAGAGTTAGCCATTGAAAGATACGGAAAAGTAGATGCCATCTTTTTAAATGCGGGAATCATGCCAAATTCGCCATTATCGGCTTTAAAAGAAGATGAATGGGAGCAAATGATTGATATTAATATTAAAGGCGTACTAAATGGAATTGCGGCTGTTCTGCCTTCTTTCATCGCCCAAAAATCAGGTCATATCATCGCCACTTCATCTGTTGCAGGCTTAAAAGCATATCCCGGCGGCGCAGTATATGGCGCGACTAAATGGGCAGTCCGCGATTTAATGGAAGTTTTACGAATGGAGTCAGCCCAAGAAGGTACCAATATTCGCACAGCGACCATTTATCCAGCTGCTATCAATACGGAATTACTAGAAACAATTACGGATAAAGAAACCGAACAAGGAATGACGAGCTTATACAAACAATATGGTATCACACCAGACCGAATCGCAAGCATCGTCGCCTATGCCATTGATCAACCCGAAGACGTCAACGTAAACGAATTCACTGTCGGACCAACGAGCCAACCGTGGTAAATGGAAAAAACCTTGAACTGATAAAAGATTGGTTCAAGGTTTTTTTATAGTGCTAAGGATTGATAAAAAATTAATGTAAGATAAGTAAATGAATAATTGTATATTTACTAGTTCTTCTCAGAAAAATAGTTTTATGGTGTTTTAGAGATTATTGTAGCTGTTTCTTTGGGAGTGACATGCTTTTTAACAAAAATTCTCACACCCTTATGTGTTATTTTGAACATAAAGGGTAGAGGATAACATAAGTTAATTCTTTTTTTTGGAAAAATAGTTATTATTATTTAATGGGCTTTGAAAGGGGTGATGATATAGAAGAAGTGAAAAAAGAGAGTTTTGGCGGTAAGAGTGCGGGGCTTGAATTCGTCAATAATAGACCATTTTAAAAGGTGGAATGACACGTGTGATATCAACATAAAATGATTTGCATGATTGAATTCCTATTAAGCTTCGATAGTGAAATACATAAAAATATTATATATAGGAAAAATGTGCTGGAACGAACGAGATGAAGGATATCACTAAACGGCTCCGTAGACAGATTAGCTACTAAATACCATAGGAACAATTTATGGGGAGCATAATTTAATAAATTAAGCAGACATGATTTTTCGGATGCAGGAGAAAATCCTATACAACGAAACCTGATATTGTTTCTAACTATTGAAAAAGGAGTGTATATAGTGAGAAAAAAACGATATGTATGGTTGAAAAGTATACTAGTAGCAATATTAGTATTTGGCAGTGGAGTATGGATTAACACGAGCAACGGGACAAATGCTCAGGCAGCTACAATTACACAAGATACTCCTATTAATCAGATTTTTACAGACGCAGCTCTAGCGGAAAAAATGAAGACGGTCTTAGGAAAAACGAATGTAACAGACACGGTCTCGCAAACAGATCTAGACCAAGTTACAACGCTTCAGGCGGATAGATTAGGGATAAAATCTATCGATGGATTGGAATACTTGAACAATTTAACACAAATAAATTTCAGCAATAATCAACTTACGGATATAACGCCACTTAAAGATTTAACTAAGTTAGTTGATATTTTGATGAATAATAATCAAATAGCAGATATAACTCCGCTAGCTAATTTGACGAATCTAACTGGTTTGACTTTGTTCAACAATCAGATAACAGATATAGACCCGCTTAAAAATCTAACAAATTTAAATCGGCTAGAACTATCTAGTAACACGATTAGTGATATTAGTGCGCTTTCAGGTTTAACTAATCTACAGCAATTATCTTTTGGTAATCAAGTGACAGATTTAAAACCATTAGCTAATTTAACAACACTAGAACGACTAGATATTTCAAGTAATAAGGTGTCAGATATTAGTGTTCTGGCTAAATTAACCAATTTAGAAAGTCTTATCGCTACTAACAACCAAATAAGTGATATAACTCCACTTGGGATTTTAACAAATTTGGACGAATTATCCTTAAATGGTAACCAGTTAAAAGATATAGGCACATTGGCGAGTTTAACAAACCTTACAGATTTAGATTTAGCAAATAACCAAATTAGTAATCTAGCACCACTGTCGGGTCTAACAAAACTAACTGAGTTAAAACTTGGAGCTAACCAAATAAGTAACATCAGTCCCCTAGCAGGTTTAACCGCACTCACTAACTTAGAGCTTAATGAAAATCAGCTGGAAGATATTAGCCCAATTTCTAACCTGAAAAATCTCACATATTTAACGTTGTACTTTAATAATATAAGTGATATAAGCCCAGTTTCTAGTTTAACAAAGCTTCAAAGATTATTTTTCTATAATAACAAGGTAAGTGACGTAAGCTCACTTGCGAACTTAACCAATATTAATTGGCTTTCAGCTGGGCATAACCAAATTAGCGATCTTACACCATTGGCTAATTTAACAAGAATCACCCAACTAGGGTTGAATGATCAAGCATGGACAAATGCACCAGTAAACTACAAAGCAAATGTATCCATTCCAAACACGGTGAAAAATGTGACTGGCGCTTTGATTGCACCTGCTACTATTAGCGATGGCGGTAGTTACGCAGAACCGGATATAACATGGAACTTACCTAGTTATACAAATGAAGTAAGCTATACCTTTAGCCAACCTGTCACTATTGGAAAAGGAACGACAACATTTAGTGGAACCGTGACGCAGCCACTTAAGGCAATTTTTAATGCTAAGTTTCATGTGGACGGCAAAGAAACAACCAAAGAAGTGGAAGCTGGGAATTTATTGACTGAACCAGCTAAGCCCGTAAAAGAAGGTCACACATTTGTTGGTTGGTTTGATGCCCAAACAGGCGGAACTAAATGGAATTTCAGTACGGATAAAATGCCGACAAATGACATCAATTTATATGCACAATTTAGTATTAACAGCTACACAGCAACCTTTGAGAATGACGGTGTAACAACATCTCAAACAGTAGATTATCAAGGCTTGTTACAAGAACCTACACCACCAACAAAAGAAGGTTATACTTTCAAAGGCTGGTATGACGCAAAAACTGGTGGTGACAAGTGGGATTTCGCAACTAGCAAAATGCCTGCTAAAAACATCACCTTATATGCCCAATATAGCGCCAATAGCTATACAGCAACGTTTGATGTTGATGGAAAATCAACGACTCAAGCAGTAGACTATCAAGGACTTCTAAAAGAACCAAAGGCACCAACGAAAGCCGGATATACTTTCAAAGGCTGGTATGACGAAAAAACAGATGGGAAAAAATGGGATTTTGCGACGGATAAAATGCCAGCAAATGACATTACGCTGTACGCTCAATTTACGAAAAATCCTGTGGCACCACCAACAACTGGAGGGAACACACCGCCTACAACAAATAACGGCGGGAATACTACACCACCTTCCGCAAATATACCTGGAAGCGACACATCTAACACATCAACTGGGAATTCAGCCAGCACAACAAGTACAATGAACGCTTATGACCCTTATAATTCAAAAGAAGCTTCACTCCCTACAACTGGCGATAGCGATAATGCGCTCTACCTTTTGTTAGGGTTATTAGCAGTAGGAACTGCAATGGCTCTTACTAAAAAAGCACGTGCTAGTAAATAGAAGTAGTGTAAAGAGCTAGATGTGGTTTTCGGACTATATCTAGCTTTTTTATTTTTTAATAACTAGAATCAAGGAGAGGATAGTGTGAAAGAAAAGCACAACCCAAGAAGGAAGTATTGTTTAATCTCAGGTTTAGCTATTATTTTTAGTTTATGGATAATTATTGGAAACGGGGCGAAAGTACAAGCGGAGACTATCACCGTGTCAACGCCAATCAAGCAAATTTTTCCAGATGATGCTTTTGCAGAAACAATCAAAGACAATTTAAAGAAAAAAAGTGTGACAGATGCAGTGACACAAAATGAATTAAATAGTATAGATCAAATCATTGCGAATAATAGTGATATTAAATCCGTTCAAGGAATTCAGTATTTACCCAATGTGACAAAGTTATTTTTAAACGGGAATAAACTAACAGATATAAAACCCTTAACAAACTTGAAAAATTTAGGATGGCTTTTTTTAGACGAAAATAAAATTAAAGACCTAAGTTCGCTCAAGGATCTAAAAAAATTAAAATCACTTTCTTTGGAGCATAATGGTATAAGTGATATAAACGGACTTGTTCATTTACCACAGCTGGAAAGTTTGTATTTGGGAAATAATAAAATAACGGATATAACGGTTCTTTCACGTTTAACTAAACTGGATACTTTGTCTCTCGAAGATAACCAAATTAGTGATATTGTGCCACTTGCAGGTTTAACTAAATTGCAGAACCTATATTTAAGTAAAAATCACATAAGCGATTTAAGAGCATTAGCAGGACTTAAAAATCTAGATGTTTTAGAATTATTTAGCCAAGAATGTCTTAATAAGCCTATTAATCATCAATCTAATTTGGTCGTTCCGAATACAGTGAAAAACACTGATGGGTCGTTAGTGACTCCAGAAATAATAAGTGATGATGGCGATTATGAAAAACCTAATGTTAAATGGCATTTACCAGAATTTACAAATGAAGTGAGTTTTATTTTCTATCAGCCAGTCACTATTGGAAAAGCAAAAGCAAGATTTCATGGGAGAGTAACCCAACCACTGAAAGAGGTTTACACAGTAAGTTATGATGTTGATGGAACGGTAATAAAAACAAAAGTAGAAGCAGGGACGCGGATAACTGCACCTAAACCTCCGACCAAACAAGGCTATGTTTTTAAAGGATGGTATACTGAAAAAAATGGTGGGCATGAGTGGAATTTTAATACGGATTATATGTCCGGAAATGATTTTACTTTGTACGCAGTATTTAAAGCGGAAACGACCGAAAAAACAGTCAACTTAACCCGCTATGTCAAATATATTCGCGGGAATGCAGGCATCTACAAACTTCCACGAGAAGATAACTCGCTTAAACAAGGAACTCTAGCCTCGCACCGCTGTAAAGCTCTAACTGTTGATAGAGAAGCCCGAAATGGCGGAAAATTATGGTACAGGTTAAAAAATATTGGCTGGACTAAAGCGGAAAACCTTTCCTTAGACCGATACGATAAAATGGAATATGACAAAGGGGTTACCGCTTATGCAAGAGTGAGAAATGCGTCTGGAAATTCGGTTTGGACAAAACCCTACAACACAGCCGGCGCTAAACACGTGAATAAGCTATCGGTCTACCAAGGTAAAAATATGCGTATCTTGCGCGAAGCCAAAACGCCAATTACTACATGGTATCAATTTAGCATTGGTGGTAAAGTAATTGGTTGGGTCGATACCCGAGCACTTAACACATTCTACAAACAAAGTATGGAAAAACCAACCCGTTTAACTCGTTATGTCAGCGCCAATAAAGCTGGCGAATCGTACTATAAAGTCCCGGTAGCAGATAATCCAGTCAAAAGGGGTACTTTAGCCAAGTATAAAAATCAAAAGTTAATTGTTGATTGTCAAGCAACCATCGAAGGTCAACTTTGGTACCGAATAAGGACTAGTTCCACTTTCATTGGTTGGACGAAAGCAGCTAATTTAAGGGCACAGAAATAACCTACGAAAAGCTACAACTTTAAATTCATGAAAAAAGAACTGATTCGCTGAAAACGGATCAGTTCTTTTTTCTTTAGACTTATTTTTACAAAAACTTTTCGATAATTTCCATATTCTGGGGTCTGTCTTTGCTTTCAAGTACAGAAATATCACGAACAATGCTATCTAATTTAATTTTTTCCATTTCAAATTCTATTTTTTGTTGGAGCAGATCGTATTTACTCGTAAGAACTTGTTGGATATTGGCTCCGACAACGCAGTCTGGGTTGGTTTTTGGATCAACGTGAATTAAATTCGTATTGCCTTCTATACTCTTATAAACATCAAGCAGTGAAATTTCTTCTGGTGGTCTAGCAAGAATCGGATTTGCTTTGCCAGTCTGCGTAGTAATTAAATCAGCTTTTTTTAAATTACTCATGATTTTTCTAATGTTAGCAGGATTTGTTTTTACGCTACCAGCAATAATTTCACTCGATAACAAATTCGTATTTTTAAAAATTTCTATATAAGCCAAAATGTGGATAGCATCGCTAAATTGGATAGAGTATTTCATTTTTTTCAATCCTTTCAAATTTTCTCCTTGACTTATCTTATCATAATGTTTATTATAAAGGTGTAAATTATAAATGTACAGCTTTAGTGTTAAAAAATTTAAAGGAGTGGTTTAAATGACTTATTTAGTAACTGGTGCAACAGGTGGACTTGGAGGCTACGCATTAAATTATTTGAAAGAGCTCGTTCCCATGTCCGATATTTATGCTTTAGTTCGTAGCGAAGAAAAAGGTACAGACTTGAAAGCAGCAGGATTTAATATCCGTATTGGTGATTATAGTGATGTAGAATCAATGAAGCAAGCATTCGCAGGCATCGACCGCGTATTATTTGTTTCAGGAGCACCTGGTAATCGCCAAGTAGAACACGAAAATGTGGTAAATGCGGCAAAAGAAGCAGGCGTTTCTTACATCGCTTACACAAGTTTCGCAGGCGCAGATAAATCCACAAGCGCTTTAGCAGAAGATCATTTCTTTACCGAAAAAGTAATCGAAAAATCCGGAATCGCGCACACTTTCTTGCGTAACAACTGGTACTTCGAAAATGAAATGCCGATGATCGGTGGCGCATTGAGTGCTGGAAAATTTGTATACGCTGCTGAAAATGGAAAAGTTGGCTGGGCATTAAAACGCGAATACGCAGAAGTAGCCGCAAAAGCTGTTGCGGACGCTGACTTCCCAGAAATCCTTGAATTATCTGGCCCACTCATGACATACGAAGAACTTACAAAAGCATTAAAAGAAGCAACTGGAAAAGATTTCGACGTTATTTCTTCAGATGATAAAGGATTTGTAGAAAATTTAGTTTCTGTCGGTTTATCACAACCTGTCGCAGAAATGTTCTTATCCTTCCAACATGACATTAAGAACGACCAATTAGATGTTACTTCTGATGATTTTGAAAAAGCATTAGGAAAACCATTAACGAATCGCGTGGATGCGCTTCGGGAATTGTTGAAATAATAATGAAACAGCCTACCTTGGATTGAGGTAGGCTGTTTTTTACTGCGCATTTTTATTATCTTTTCAGTAGTATTTATACGACCTTTTAAACATTTGATAAGAATGAGGCTATAATTCTATATGCTCTTTATTTATTAAATGAAAGAAGGAAAACGAGTGAAGAAGTTAGTTGCTTGGTTTAACGGATTATCAAAAATGTGGAAAGTGGTAGTAATAATAGGCGCAGTTTTTGTAGTTATAATAGCCTTAACAACAGGAGAGGATGAAGGTGAACAAACGAAGACAAAAAAAGACAGCAATAAAGTTGTAAAAACGGCGAGTAGGCCCAAGCTTTCAACCAAAGATTTAGCCTTGATTAAAGCTGATTTAGCAGAATTTGAAGCGCGGGAACTTTCTTCAGAAAAAATTTTGAAAGATACAATTAAAGAAGAAAGTTGGTCGGGTTTGGATTTTGCGAATGATAATATTAATCAAATGATTGGCACGATGAAAAGGTACCA of Listeria monocytogenes contains these proteins:
- a CDS encoding LysR family transcriptional regulator: MELRVLNYFLTVAREKTISRAADVLHLSQPTLSKQLKELEEELGVTLFIRGNRSITLTEDGLYLANRGKEILSLVELTTSNLLQNETISGKIMIGAAETRGFEFIGSLLHELREKHPDITFQLHSGNADDVLEKIEHGLLDFGLVINPVEKLQYDYLPLTIEDTWGILVNTKHPLAKKTVVTPSDIETNPIVVSNQSFIDNQLASWLGGHFEQLNVIGRYNLLYNASLLAKENIASILCIDGIINTENTNLKFIPFSPPLTAGLSIVWKKNQTFSSASKEFLRLIQKTCSK
- a CDS encoding DapH/DapD/GlmU-related protein, whose protein sequence is MIEQDLQNRLVGQEILHGSDLLDEIHEVKQNNEQLIIELNTKYHTKKEVTKYLSDITGKPVDPSVDVSLPFYSDFGKHITFGKNIFINLNVTFVDLGGITIEDNVLIGPGARLVTVNHLVSPKKRRGLRVAPICVKKNAWIGANTTILSGVTIGENAIVAADATVTKDVPPNVIVAGSPAKQIRKIIEE
- a CDS encoding SDR family oxidoreductase, whose amino-acid sequence is MTIKNKVIIITGASSGIGKATALLLAEKGAKLVLAARRVEKLEKIVQIIKANSGEAIFAKTDVTKREDNKKLVELAIERYGKVDAIFLNAGIMPNSPLSALKEDEWEQMIDINIKGVLNGIAAVLPSFIAQKSGHIIATSSVAGLKAYPGGAVYGATKWAVRDLMEVLRMESAQEGTNIRTATIYPAAINTELLETITDKETEQGMTSLYKQYGITPDRIASIVAYAIDQPEDVNVNEFTVGPTSQPW
- the inlA gene encoding class 1 internalin InlA; translated protein: MRKKRYVWLKSILVAILVFGSGVWINTSNGTNAQAATITQDTPINQIFTDAALAEKMKTVLGKTNVTDTVSQTDLDQVTTLQADRLGIKSIDGLEYLNNLTQINFSNNQLTDITPLKDLTKLVDILMNNNQIADITPLANLTNLTGLTLFNNQITDIDPLKNLTNLNRLELSSNTISDISALSGLTNLQQLSFGNQVTDLKPLANLTTLERLDISSNKVSDISVLAKLTNLESLIATNNQISDITPLGILTNLDELSLNGNQLKDIGTLASLTNLTDLDLANNQISNLAPLSGLTKLTELKLGANQISNISPLAGLTALTNLELNENQLEDISPISNLKNLTYLTLYFNNISDISPVSSLTKLQRLFFYNNKVSDVSSLANLTNINWLSAGHNQISDLTPLANLTRITQLGLNDQAWTNAPVNYKANVSIPNTVKNVTGALIAPATISDGGSYAEPDITWNLPSYTNEVSYTFSQPVTIGKGTTTFSGTVTQPLKAIFNAKFHVDGKETTKEVEAGNLLTEPAKPVKEGHTFVGWFDAQTGGTKWNFSTDKMPTNDINLYAQFSINSYTATFENDGVTTSQTVDYQGLLQEPTPPTKEGYTFKGWYDAKTGGDKWDFATSKMPAKNITLYAQYSANSYTATFDVDGKSTTQAVDYQGLLKEPKAPTKAGYTFKGWYDEKTDGKKWDFATDKMPANDITLYAQFTKNPVAPPTTGGNTPPTTNNGGNTTPPSANIPGSDTSNTSTGNSASTTSTMNAYDPYNSKEASLPTTGDSDNALYLLLGLLAVGTAMALTKKARASK
- the inlB gene encoding GW domain-containing class 2 internalin InlB gives rise to the protein MKEKHNPRRKYCLISGLAIIFSLWIIIGNGAKVQAETITVSTPIKQIFPDDAFAETIKDNLKKKSVTDAVTQNELNSIDQIIANNSDIKSVQGIQYLPNVTKLFLNGNKLTDIKPLTNLKNLGWLFLDENKIKDLSSLKDLKKLKSLSLEHNGISDINGLVHLPQLESLYLGNNKITDITVLSRLTKLDTLSLEDNQISDIVPLAGLTKLQNLYLSKNHISDLRALAGLKNLDVLELFSQECLNKPINHQSNLVVPNTVKNTDGSLVTPEIISDDGDYEKPNVKWHLPEFTNEVSFIFYQPVTIGKAKARFHGRVTQPLKEVYTVSYDVDGTVIKTKVEAGTRITAPKPPTKQGYVFKGWYTEKNGGHEWNFNTDYMSGNDFTLYAVFKAETTEKTVNLTRYVKYIRGNAGIYKLPREDNSLKQGTLASHRCKALTVDREARNGGKLWYRLKNIGWTKAENLSLDRYDKMEYDKGVTAYARVRNASGNSVWTKPYNTAGAKHVNKLSVYQGKNMRILREAKTPITTWYQFSIGGKVIGWVDTRALNTFYKQSMEKPTRLTRYVSANKAGESYYKVPVADNPVKRGTLAKYKNQKLIVDCQATIEGQLWYRIRTSSTFIGWTKAANLRAQK
- a CDS encoding Rrf2 family transcriptional regulator gives rise to the protein MKGLKKMKYSIQFSDAIHILAYIEIFKNTNLLSSEIIAGSVKTNPANIRKIMSNLKKADLITTQTGKANPILARPPEEISLLDVYKSIEGNTNLIHVDPKTNPDCVVGANIQQVLTSKYDLLQQKIEFEMEKIKLDSIVRDISVLESKDRPQNMEIIEKFL
- a CDS encoding SDR family oxidoreductase, whose translation is MTYLVTGATGGLGGYALNYLKELVPMSDIYALVRSEEKGTDLKAAGFNIRIGDYSDVESMKQAFAGIDRVLFVSGAPGNRQVEHENVVNAAKEAGVSYIAYTSFAGADKSTSALAEDHFFTEKVIEKSGIAHTFLRNNWYFENEMPMIGGALSAGKFVYAAENGKVGWALKREYAEVAAKAVADADFPEILELSGPLMTYEELTKALKEATGKDFDVISSDDKGFVENLVSVGLSQPVAEMFLSFQHDIKNDQLDVTSDDFEKALGKPLTNRVDALRELLK
- the lntA gene encoding nuclear targeted protein LntA; the protein is MKKLVAWFNGLSKMWKVVVIIGAVFVVIIALTTGEDEGEQTKTKKDSNKVVKTASRPKLSTKDLALIKADLAEFEARELSSEKILKDTIKEESWSGLDFANDNINQMIGTMKRYQQEILNIDAIKRSSEASADTQVFKKVFKEWSDFKIERIQVTIDLLNGKKDSEVAFKKSYPNQIIFKKVRTNKLQTALNNLKVGYELLDSQK